From the genome of Fusobacterium varium, one region includes:
- a CDS encoding Protein involved in initiation of plasmid replication — protein sequence MKKNFNDYISLSEKEIDIKFNKVFSKKEKILFDFLLKDKEEILSNNILVPILKIKKLLMLGELENILKIFQKLTEKVIIYTIFKLELIEKKGAFSIISSYHIEKNNIKVIFTEEFRSIFQKNSYFQKNDFDILLFFQNDYAIALYNFLKFNISMNKSIEISINKLKSLLGLEKSYDRFFDFEKMILKPAFKEISKVTKKNIEYTKIKNRDSSNSKIIGLFLEIQDINEQEKASLANNVIEKIETAISITDIKKDLWAKVFKSLDDKSYEYIMKNVNYSIAHYPKNGFKLFFEEAIDLNYAENRFKNKITKFSETFKCIENIEKKYTSLAQLHSDLFKILANLKFNYLTLNPQFLKSLQSLKLRKELEYFDSDFIIFAEYNDGEISYISLFEN from the coding sequence TTGAAGAAAAATTTTAATGATTATATCAGTTTAAGTGAAAAGGAGATAGATATCAAATTTAATAAAGTTTTTTCAAAAAAAGAAAAAATTCTTTTTGATTTCTTATTAAAAGATAAAGAAGAAATATTAAGCAACAATATTCTTGTTCCTATATTAAAAATAAAAAAACTTTTAATGCTAGGAGAATTAGAAAATATTCTTAAAATATTTCAAAAACTTACAGAAAAAGTAATTATCTATACTATTTTTAAATTAGAGCTAATAGAAAAGAAAGGTGCTTTCTCTATTATTTCTTCCTATCATATAGAAAAAAATAATATTAAAGTAATTTTTACTGAAGAATTTAGATCTATTTTTCAAAAAAATTCTTATTTTCAAAAAAATGATTTTGATATACTTCTTTTTTTCCAAAATGACTATGCTATTGCTCTATATAATTTTCTTAAATTTAATATATCTATGAACAAATCTATTGAAATTTCTATAAATAAATTAAAAAGTCTTCTTGGATTAGAAAAATCCTATGACAGATTTTTTGATTTTGAAAAAATGATACTTAAACCAGCTTTTAAAGAAATTTCAAAAGTAACTAAAAAAAATATTGAATATACAAAAATTAAAAACAGAGATTCTTCTAATTCTAAAATTATAGGATTATTTCTTGAAATTCAAGATATAAATGAGCAGGAAAAAGCATCTCTTGCTAATAATGTTATAGAAAAAATAGAAACAGCAATTTCAATTACAGATATAAAAAAAGACCTTTGGGCAAAAGTCTTCAAATCTTTAGATGATAAAAGTTATGAATATATAATGAAAAATGTAAATTACAGTATAGCTCACTATCCTAAAAATGGTTTTAAACTTTTCTTTGAAGAAGCTATCGATCTAAACTATGCTGAAAATAGATTTAAAAATAAAATTACTAAATTCTCTGAAACTTTTAAATGTATAGAAAATATTGAAAAAAAATATACTTCTCTTGCTCAATTGCATTCGGATTTATTTAAAATACTGGCAAATTTAAAATTTAATTACCTTACTTTAAATCCTCAATTTTTAAAATCTCTTCAATCTCTAAAGTTAAGAAAAGAGCTTGAATACTTTGACAGTGATTTTATAATATTTGCAGAATATAACGATGGGGAAATAAGCTATATATCATTATTTGAAAATTAA
- a CDS encoding dihydroorotase, translating to MKKGVTSIIDAGTSGADTIDDFYENFIKKSKTRIFSYLNIAHQGLQTLSELSDMKNINKEKIKEALEKYPEIIVGLKARASGSVVKENGVNPIVEGKKIASEFEVPLVVHIGNAPPKVEDVLNLLGKGDVVTHCYNNKANGLIREGKVIPEVKEAIKRGVLFDVGHGSESFSLDIAGDGIKEGFEADMISTDLYERNMVTPVESLENTMNKMMYLGWSLEKCVEKVTYKPARAFKIKGLGELKEGYMGDLTIFDIVENGKLELEDSVGKVVIAKKYIKTKYVFIKMN from the coding sequence GTGAAAAAAGGAGTAACTTCAATAATAGATGCAGGAACATCTGGAGCAGATACAATAGATGATTTTTATGAGAACTTCATAAAAAAATCTAAAACAAGAATATTTTCTTATTTGAATATTGCTCATCAAGGACTGCAGACTCTCAGTGAACTTAGTGATATGAAAAATATAAATAAGGAAAAAATAAAAGAAGCTTTAGAAAAATATCCAGAAATAATAGTAGGTTTAAAAGCTAGAGCAAGTGGTTCAGTAGTAAAGGAAAATGGAGTAAATCCAATAGTTGAAGGGAAAAAAATAGCTTCAGAATTTGAAGTTCCTTTAGTTGTGCATATAGGTAATGCACCTCCAAAAGTAGAAGATGTACTAAATCTTTTAGGAAAGGGAGATGTAGTGACTCATTGTTATAACAATAAAGCAAATGGATTGATAAGGGAAGGTAAAGTTATTCCAGAAGTAAAAGAAGCGATAAAACGTGGAGTTCTCTTTGATGTAGGGCATGGATCAGAAAGTTTTTCTTTGGATATAGCAGGAGATGGAATAAAAGAAGGATTTGAAGCTGATATGATAAGTACAGATCTCTATGAAAGGAATATGGTTACACCAGTTGAAAGTTTGGAAAATACAATGAATAAAATGATGTATCTTGGTTGGTCACTAGAAAAATGTGTAGAAAAAGTTACATATAAACCAGCTAGAGCTTTTAAAATAAAAGGACTTGGAGAACTTAAAGAGGGGTATATGGGGGATCTTACCATATTTGATATAGTAGAAAATGGAAAATTAGAATTAGAAGACAGTGTAGGAAAAGTAGTAATAGCTAAAAAATATATAAAAACAAAGTATGTATTTATAAAAATGAATTAA
- the selA_1 gene encoding L-seryl-tRNA(Sec) selenium transferase, which yields MNIYEKIGLKRVINGSGKMTALGVSKISDTVAETMKEAGQNFVVIDDLIDRVGEMISKVTGGEDTCVTSSASAAIALSVAGLITGKSLTLIERLPDTTGLKNKVVLQKGHAVNYGAPITTMIRLGGGIPVEAGCSNEVKPEHVEEAIDENTVALLYVKSHHAVQKGMLSIEEMAEIAHKHNLPLLIDAAAEEDIHRYLKLGGDLVIYSGAKALCGPASGFVTGKKQYIDAIKMQYKGIGRAMKIGKMCMMGLMKAVEEYSKRDEQAVVNEQMRLAGLLIEELKDEPKVETSIVQDEAGREIYRVQIKLNEKLTDISGKDFMKHLREGEAEIHVRKHYANLGIVNVDMRALTESDIKFIGKRIKEILK from the coding sequence ATGAATATATATGAGAAAATAGGATTGAAAAGAGTTATCAATGGAAGTGGAAAGATGACAGCTTTGGGAGTATCAAAAATAAGTGATACTGTAGCTGAAACAATGAAGGAAGCAGGACAAAATTTTGTAGTCATAGACGATTTAATAGATAGAGTAGGAGAGATGATATCTAAAGTTACAGGTGGAGAAGATACTTGTGTTACGTCTAGTGCTTCAGCAGCTATTGCTCTTTCTGTGGCAGGACTGATAACAGGAAAAAGTCTTACTCTTATAGAAAGACTTCCAGATACAACTGGATTGAAAAATAAAGTAGTTCTTCAAAAAGGGCATGCAGTAAATTATGGAGCTCCAATTACTACAATGATAAGATTGGGGGGAGGAATACCAGTAGAAGCAGGATGTAGCAATGAAGTAAAACCTGAACATGTAGAAGAGGCAATAGATGAAAATACAGTAGCTCTTTTATATGTAAAATCACATCATGCAGTACAAAAGGGAATGCTTTCTATAGAAGAAATGGCTGAGATAGCTCATAAACACAATCTTCCATTGCTGATAGATGCAGCAGCTGAAGAGGATATACACAGATATCTTAAATTAGGCGGAGATCTGGTAATATATTCAGGAGCTAAGGCACTATGTGGACCAGCATCAGGATTTGTAACAGGAAAGAAACAGTATATAGATGCAATCAAGATGCAGTATAAAGGTATAGGAAGAGCTATGAAAATAGGTAAGATGTGCATGATGGGTCTGATGAAAGCTGTTGAAGAATATTCAAAAAGAGATGAACAAGCAGTTGTAAATGAGCAGATGAGATTGGCAGGGCTTTTGATAGAGGAATTGAAAGATGAACCCAAAGTAGAAACATCTATAGTACAGGATGAAGCTGGAAGAGAAATATACAGAGTTCAAATAAAGCTTAATGAAAAACTTACTGATATATCAGGAAAAGATTTCATGAAACATTTGAGAGAGGGAGAAGCAGAGATTCATGTGAGAAAACATTATGCCAACCTTGGAATAGTAAATGTAGATATGAGAGCTCTTACAGAAAGTGATATTAAATTTATAGGTAAAAGAATAAAAGAGATTTTGAAATAA
- a CDS encoding Protein of uncharacterised function (DUF1341), protein MQTKIKFYKDRVAVNFLAKDKKNGADVFNAIDGYTAIGVLSKQFDTVEEGIEYVKDYMKDVPVVSVGLGAGDPAQFQKAALIAAATDPGHVNQVFTGAAYAAGALKAMKAENTAVNVLMSPTGIVGKVKISTGELSSKETPAIVDVDTAMAMVLDMRAQGIKYFPMGGLKSKDELKAVAEACARHGVPMMEPSGGVDLSNFKEITKICLDAGVEKVMPHIYGAVIDKESGNTKIEDVKAVYQMVKELLD, encoded by the coding sequence ATGCAGACAAAAATCAAATTTTATAAAGATAGAGTAGCAGTAAATTTTCTAGCTAAAGATAAAAAAAATGGAGCAGATGTATTTAATGCAATAGATGGATATACAGCTATAGGTGTTTTATCAAAGCAGTTTGATACAGTAGAAGAAGGAATCGAGTATGTGAAAGATTATATGAAAGATGTACCAGTAGTATCTGTAGGACTTGGAGCAGGGGATCCGGCACAATTTCAAAAAGCAGCTTTGATAGCAGCAGCAACTGATCCAGGGCATGTAAATCAAGTGTTTACAGGAGCAGCATATGCAGCTGGAGCATTAAAAGCGATGAAAGCAGAAAATACAGCAGTAAATGTATTGATGAGTCCAACAGGAATAGTAGGAAAAGTAAAAATTTCAACAGGGGAATTAAGTTCAAAAGAAACACCAGCAATAGTAGATGTAGATACAGCAATGGCAATGGTATTAGATATGAGGGCTCAGGGAATAAAATATTTTCCAATGGGAGGGCTGAAATCAAAAGATGAACTAAAAGCAGTAGCAGAAGCATGTGCAAGACATGGAGTTCCAATGATGGAGCCATCAGGTGGAGTAGATTTAAGTAATTTCAAAGAAATTACAAAAATATGTCTAGATGCAGGAGTAGAAAAAGTAATGCCACATATCTATGGAGCTGTAATAGATAAAGAAAGTGGGAATACAAAAATTGAAGATGTAAAAGCAGTATATCAAATGGTTAAGGAACTTCTTGATTAA
- a CDS encoding Phosphorylated carbohydrates phosphatase TM_1254 — MKEIKLVIFDMDGLLLDTERLSNIAWVEAGKNMGIDITYNILRRIKGGNIKNAESVLKSFLDEEKCEKLISEKKRIQMRVVEEEGIRLKKGVLELLTFLKKRKMKTAVATSTGKEIAARELKDTGIYEYFDGFVFGDEVKNGKPNPEIFLAACKKFDVVPENAVVLEDSVLGLKAAVSGGIRCIVVEDTVQLTNEENKLVYRKCESLLEVRDFFKEVI, encoded by the coding sequence ATGAAAGAGATAAAGCTGGTAATCTTTGATATGGATGGACTGCTTTTAGATACAGAAAGACTTTCTAATATTGCTTGGGTAGAAGCTGGGAAAAATATGGGAATAGATATCACCTATAATATTTTGAGAAGGATAAAAGGTGGTAATATAAAAAATGCAGAAAGTGTTTTAAAGAGTTTTTTAGATGAGGAAAAATGTGAAAAACTTATTAGTGAGAAGAAAAGAATACAAATGAGAGTAGTTGAAGAAGAAGGGATAAGGTTAAAAAAGGGAGTATTAGAATTATTAACTTTTTTAAAGAAAAGGAAAATGAAAACAGCAGTGGCGACATCTACTGGAAAAGAAATTGCAGCAAGAGAATTAAAAGATACAGGCATATATGAATATTTTGATGGGTTTGTTTTTGGGGACGAAGTGAAGAATGGGAAACCAAACCCAGAAATATTTTTGGCAGCTTGTAAAAAATTTGATGTTGTTCCAGAAAATGCAGTTGTTCTTGAAGACTCTGTATTAGGATTAAAAGCAGCTGTTTCAGGAGGAATAAGATGTATAGTGGTAGAAGATACTGTACAGCTTACTAATGAAGAAAATAAGCTGGTATATAGAAAATGCGAAAGCTTGCTGGAAGTAAGAGATTTCTTTAAAGAAGTAATATAG
- the dnaE gene encoding DNA polymerase III subunit alpha has translation MIKNFVHLHLHTEYSLLDGVGKIDDYLDRTKALNMQAIAITDHGNLFGVLEFYKKAIKKGIKPIIGLEAYVSEFSMLEKEGRIFHLVLLAENNKGYQNLLKISSESYIKGFYYKPRIDKEFLKMHSEGIIALSACMQGEIPRRILDNESEEKVDEIVNEYVDIFGKDNFYIEVQANGVKGQTALNEKLYNLAQKHQLKMVATNDTHYVNEGEHTLQDILICVQTGAKVADEKRMRIETDELFLKSREQIIDGLGAKYLEAVNNTIEIAERCNVNIEFGKFKFPEYEIPSCVKTIEEFLRKLVYFGLSKRYPHGLTISVLERVEYELSVIEKMGYAAYFVVVWDFIDYAKRNRIPIGPGRGSAAGSLVAYALRITELDPLDYNLIFERFLNPERISMPDIDIDICQERRQEVIEYVIRKYGEDKVAQIITFGTMKARAAIRDVGRVMDTPLSKVDSIAKLVPFNATIQQTLNNVEEFKNMYLNDPEIQKVIDISARLENKVRHASIHAAGIVITKDPLTDTVPLYSDNKNKVVSTQYQMKELEDLGLLKMDFLGLRNLTNLQRTIDYIKEDLGEDIELSEIPLNSKKVYEMLSRGDTSGVFQMESQGIRKILLKLKPDRFEDIIALLALYRPGPLGSGMVDDFINGKNGTSEIKYPHPSLELTLKETYGVILYQEQVMKIANIMANYSLGEADLLRRAMGKKNIQIMEENREKFVERSMANGYTKEKAIEMFELIDKFAGYGFNKSHSAAYALIAYWTAYFKAYYMKHYYASLMTSEMSHVEDIAFYMEDAKVHNLKLHLPDVNRASPKFIVDKEGIIFSLAAIKNVGEGVSGKILEECNENGKYKNFEDFVVRTRKHGLNKKALESLILAGALDGLPGNRRQKFESVDKILDYATRKIKEDEIQQMNLFGEAKSSLGVFTLPQIPEYSLEELLAREKEYLGFYFSAHPLDNYRRLIEVYRLSRIAELKEEKNVQIFRTCGILREIKKIVTKKTGQIMCLFELEDYYDKINCIVFPRDYAENAHIFMEGKIVYIEGSVQTDYFKGAETKKLIVKNIKFLDDIVRDKKFVAYILLKEEDKDKFSRLKKIILSYPGETKLSFAIKTKTVKEIRTTKYKIAPSRLFIDEIIDLIGIDKLTIK, from the coding sequence ATGATAAAAAACTTTGTGCATCTTCATCTTCATACTGAATACAGCCTCCTTGATGGAGTAGGTAAAATAGATGATTATTTAGACAGGACAAAAGCACTCAATATGCAGGCAATAGCAATAACAGATCATGGAAATCTTTTTGGAGTATTGGAATTTTATAAAAAAGCAATAAAAAAAGGAATAAAACCAATAATTGGTCTTGAGGCATATGTATCAGAATTTTCTATGCTTGAAAAAGAAGGAAGAATATTTCATTTGGTACTTCTTGCTGAAAATAATAAAGGATATCAGAATCTTCTTAAAATAAGTTCTGAGAGTTATATTAAAGGTTTTTATTATAAGCCAAGAATTGATAAAGAATTTTTAAAAATGCATAGTGAGGGAATAATAGCACTTTCAGCTTGTATGCAGGGAGAGATTCCAAGAAGAATCCTAGATAATGAGAGTGAAGAAAAGGTAGATGAAATAGTAAATGAATATGTAGATATTTTTGGAAAAGATAATTTTTATATAGAAGTACAGGCAAATGGAGTAAAGGGACAGACAGCTCTCAATGAGAAACTTTATAATTTAGCTCAAAAGCATCAGTTGAAAATGGTAGCAACAAATGATACTCACTATGTAAATGAAGGGGAACATACTCTTCAGGATATTCTTATTTGTGTCCAAACAGGAGCAAAAGTAGCTGATGAAAAAAGAATGAGAATAGAAACAGATGAGCTCTTTCTTAAAAGTAGAGAACAGATAATAGATGGATTGGGAGCAAAATATTTAGAAGCTGTTAATAATACTATTGAAATAGCTGAAAGGTGTAATGTAAATATAGAATTCGGAAAATTTAAATTTCCAGAGTATGAAATACCATCTTGTGTGAAAACGATAGAGGAGTTTTTAAGAAAACTTGTATATTTTGGGCTTTCCAAAAGATATCCTCATGGATTGACAATATCAGTTTTAGAAAGAGTAGAGTATGAACTTTCAGTTATAGAAAAAATGGGATATGCTGCATATTTTGTAGTTGTATGGGATTTTATAGATTATGCAAAAAGAAACAGAATTCCAATAGGACCAGGAAGAGGATCAGCAGCTGGAAGTCTTGTAGCCTATGCTCTTAGAATAACAGAACTTGATCCTCTCGATTATAACCTTATTTTTGAGAGATTCTTAAATCCTGAAAGAATATCTATGCCTGATATAGATATAGATATTTGTCAAGAAAGAAGGCAGGAAGTAATAGAATATGTTATTAGAAAATATGGAGAAGATAAAGTAGCACAGATTATAACATTTGGAACAATGAAAGCAAGAGCTGCAATAAGAGATGTAGGAAGGGTTATGGATACACCTCTTTCTAAAGTAGATAGTATTGCTAAATTAGTTCCATTTAATGCAACTATACAGCAAACACTTAATAATGTAGAAGAATTTAAAAATATGTATCTTAATGATCCAGAGATACAAAAGGTAATAGACATATCTGCAAGATTGGAAAATAAAGTAAGGCATGCATCTATTCATGCTGCTGGAATAGTTATTACAAAAGATCCTTTGACAGACACAGTTCCATTATATAGTGATAATAAAAATAAAGTAGTATCTACACAATACCAAATGAAAGAATTAGAAGATTTGGGATTGTTGAAAATGGATTTTCTTGGGCTTAGAAATCTGACTAATCTGCAGAGAACAATAGATTATATAAAAGAAGATTTAGGAGAAGATATAGAATTATCAGAGATACCTCTTAATTCAAAAAAAGTATATGAAATGCTTTCGAGAGGAGATACATCTGGAGTATTCCAGATGGAATCTCAGGGAATAAGAAAGATATTATTGAAATTAAAACCAGATAGATTTGAAGATATAATAGCCTTGTTGGCTTTATACAGACCAGGACCTTTAGGTTCAGGAATGGTAGATGACTTTATAAATGGAAAAAATGGAACATCAGAAATAAAATATCCACATCCATCTCTTGAACTTACTTTAAAGGAAACTTATGGAGTAATACTTTATCAAGAGCAGGTAATGAAAATAGCTAATATAATGGCTAATTATTCATTAGGAGAAGCAGATCTTTTAAGAAGAGCTATGGGTAAAAAAAATATCCAGATCATGGAAGAAAATAGAGAAAAATTTGTAGAAAGATCTATGGCGAATGGATATACAAAAGAAAAAGCAATAGAAATGTTTGAACTAATAGATAAGTTTGCAGGGTATGGATTTAATAAGTCCCATTCAGCAGCCTATGCTCTTATAGCTTATTGGACAGCATATTTCAAGGCTTACTATATGAAACATTATTATGCTTCATTGATGACTTCGGAAATGAGTCATGTGGAAGATATAGCTTTTTACATGGAAGATGCAAAAGTTCATAATTTGAAATTACATTTACCTGATGTAAATAGAGCAAGTCCAAAATTTATAGTAGATAAAGAAGGAATAATCTTTTCTCTTGCAGCTATAAAGAATGTAGGAGAAGGAGTATCAGGTAAAATATTAGAAGAATGTAATGAAAATGGCAAATATAAAAATTTTGAAGATTTTGTAGTTCGTACAAGAAAACATGGGTTAAATAAAAAAGCTTTGGAATCTCTTATATTAGCTGGAGCGCTAGATGGACTTCCAGGAAATAGAAGACAAAAATTTGAATCAGTAGATAAAATATTGGATTATGCAACAAGAAAAATAAAAGAAGATGAAATACAACAGATGAATCTTTTTGGAGAAGCAAAATCTTCTCTTGGAGTTTTTACACTTCCACAGATACCAGAATATTCTTTAGAAGAACTTCTAGCAAGAGAAAAAGAATATCTTGGATTTTATTTTAGTGCACACCCTCTGGATAATTATAGAAGATTAATAGAAGTATACAGGCTTTCTAGAATAGCAGAATTAAAAGAGGAAAAAAATGTGCAGATTTTCAGAACATGTGGTATACTTAGAGAGATAAAAAAAATAGTTACCAAGAAAACTGGACAAATCATGTGCTTATTTGAATTAGAAGATTATTATGACAAAATAAATTGTATAGTTTTTCCTAGAGATTATGCAGAAAATGCGCATATATTTATGGAAGGAAAAATTGTATATATTGAAGGAAGTGTGCAGACAGATTATTTTAAAGGAGCAGAAACTAAAAAGCTGATTGTAAAAAATATAAAATTTTTAGATGATATAGTAAGAGATAAGAAATTTGTAGCCTATATACTTCTGAAAGAAGAAGATAAAGATAAATTTAGCAGATTGAAAAAAATAATTCTATCTTATCCTGGAGAAACTAAATTGAGTTTTGCAATAAAAACAAAAACAGTTAAGGAGATAAGAACAACTAAGTACAAGATAGCTCCCTCAAGATTGTTTATAGATGAAATTATAGATTTAATTGGAATAGATAAACTTACTATAAAATAA
- the accB_1 gene encoding Biotin carboxyl carrier protein of acetyl-CoA carboxylase, with the protein MLSDHIGRYFYVKKNGEPVIEVGQKIKAGQEIGYVSTVGVNTTITSSYSGIIEEIYIENGNPVDYGRPLLKIKI; encoded by the coding sequence GTGTTATCTGACCATATAGGAAGATATTTTTATGTGAAAAAGAATGGAGAACCTGTAATAGAAGTGGGGCAGAAAATAAAAGCTGGACAGGAAATCGGATATGTTTCAACAGTTGGAGTAAATACAACTATTACTTCAAGCTATTCTGGAATTATAGAAGAAATATATATTGAAAATGGTAATCCAGTAGATTATGGAAGGCCACTATTAAAGATCAAAATTTAA
- the accC gene encoding Biotin carboxylase: MFKKILIANRGEIAVRIIRAAKELGIKTVAVYSEADKESLHVILADEAVCIGGISSSESYLKIPNIIAAAEITGADAIHPGYGFLSENARFGKICEMHNIAFIGPRPECIIKMGDKATARATAIENGVPVTNGTGIIKSIAEAKKEVNERITYPVMIKATAGGGGKGMRIARNDEELAANIVAAQNEAESAFGNPDVYIEKFVEDPRHIEIQIMGDKHGNVIYLGERDCSIQRRHQKLIEEAPSFSLPYNIRKAMGEAAVTLAKAINYDSAGTLEFLVDKNNDFFFMEMNTRVQVEHTVTEMVTGVDIIKLQIKVAAGEKLNIAQDDVILYGHAIECRINAEDPENDFLPSPGVLTKYIVPGGNGIRVDSHSYQGYEISPYYDSMIGKLIAFGINREEAIAKMKRALSEYIIEGIDTTIPFHLEVFNNELYLEGKTSTNFIEENFSKKNN; this comes from the coding sequence ATGTTTAAAAAAATACTTATTGCTAATAGAGGAGAGATAGCAGTTAGAATTATAAGAGCAGCAAAAGAACTGGGAATAAAAACAGTTGCTGTATATTCAGAAGCTGATAAAGAAAGTCTTCATGTAATTCTTGCAGATGAAGCTGTATGTATAGGAGGAATATCAAGTTCAGAATCATATTTAAAGATACCTAATATAATAGCAGCAGCAGAGATTACAGGTGCAGATGCTATTCATCCAGGTTATGGATTTCTTTCTGAAAATGCAAGATTTGGAAAGATATGTGAAATGCATAATATAGCTTTTATTGGACCTAGACCTGAATGTATAATAAAAATGGGAGATAAAGCAACTGCCAGAGCAACTGCTATAGAAAATGGAGTTCCTGTAACTAATGGAACTGGAATAATAAAAAGTATTGCAGAAGCTAAAAAAGAAGTAAATGAAAGAATAACATATCCTGTAATGATCAAAGCCACTGCTGGTGGTGGTGGAAAAGGTATGAGAATTGCCAGAAATGATGAAGAACTTGCTGCAAATATAGTAGCTGCTCAAAATGAAGCAGAATCTGCATTTGGAAACCCAGATGTATACATAGAAAAATTTGTGGAAGACCCAAGACACATAGAAATTCAAATAATGGGAGATAAACATGGAAATGTCATCTATTTAGGAGAGAGAGATTGTTCTATTCAAAGAAGACACCAAAAACTTATAGAGGAAGCTCCATCGTTTTCATTACCATATAATATTAGAAAGGCCATGGGAGAAGCTGCTGTAACTCTTGCTAAAGCTATAAATTATGATTCAGCAGGAACTTTAGAATTTCTTGTTGATAAAAATAATGACTTCTTTTTCATGGAAATGAATACAAGAGTGCAAGTAGAACATACTGTAACTGAAATGGTAACAGGAGTTGATATTATAAAACTTCAAATAAAAGTAGCTGCAGGAGAAAAATTAAATATTGCACAAGATGATGTTATATTATATGGACATGCTATTGAATGTAGAATCAATGCAGAGGATCCTGAAAATGATTTTCTTCCATCACCAGGAGTACTTACAAAATATATAGTTCCTGGAGGAAATGGAATAAGAGTAGATTCGCATTCTTACCAAGGATATGAAATCAGTCCTTATTATGATTCGATGATAGGAAAATTAATAGCTTTTGGAATAAATAGAGAGGAAGCTATTGCAAAAATGAAGAGAGCACTGAGTGAATATATAATTGAAGGAATAGATACTACTATTCCATTTCACTTAGAAGTTTTTAATAACGAATTATATCTTGAAGGAAAAACTTCAACTAATTTTATAGAAGAGAATTTTTCTAAAAAAAATAATTAA
- a CDS encoding Alkaline shock protein 23: MNELGNIRIADDVVKTIAAKAAGDVEGIYKLAGGVVDEVSKMLGKKRPTNGVKVEVGEKECSIEVFVIVEFGYPISEVAHEVQKAVLKAVSELSGLKVVEVNVYVQDVKIRTEGTSEEEEDTEEGL, from the coding sequence ATGAATGAATTAGGAAATATAAGAATAGCTGATGATGTAGTGAAAACAATAGCTGCAAAAGCTGCAGGAGATGTAGAAGGAATTTATAAACTTGCTGGTGGAGTAGTAGATGAAGTTAGTAAAATGCTAGGAAAGAAAAGACCAACTAATGGAGTTAAAGTAGAAGTCGGAGAAAAAGAGTGCAGCATCGAAGTGTTTGTAATCGTAGAATTTGGATATCCAATTTCAGAAGTAGCTCATGAAGTTCAAAAAGCTGTTCTAAAAGCAGTATCTGAATTGAGTGGACTAAAAGTTGTTGAAGTAAATGTATATGTTCAAGATGTAAAAATCAGAACAGAAGGAACTTCTGAAGAAGAGGAAGATACAGAAGAAGGATTATAA
- a CDS encoding Protein of uncharacterised function (DUF322), whose product MTNKFLFFLGWVGIFILSITGIVCIVMPDFIVKFNPLDSTKTNVAIVIICVAYFLLCILKFFSMFEKTGDYEIKTENGKVTISAASVTNFVKEMLSRDKDVEGIKVFTGKRGKKFFVKIKLDMLTDGNIAEKTASIQDGIKNRLSDKMGLDVDTVEVQISKLSIKSPNTSEE is encoded by the coding sequence ATGACTAATAAATTTCTATTTTTTCTAGGGTGGGTAGGAATATTTATATTATCAATCACTGGAATAGTATGTATTGTAATGCCGGATTTTATTGTAAAATTTAATCCACTAGATTCAACAAAGACTAATGTTGCAATAGTTATCATATGTGTAGCTTATTTCTTGTTATGTATTTTAAAATTTTTCTCTATGTTTGAAAAAACAGGTGATTATGAAATAAAAACAGAAAATGGAAAGGTTACTATATCAGCAGCTTCTGTTACAAATTTTGTAAAAGAGATGCTTTCTAGGGACAAAGATGTAGAAGGAATAAAAGTTTTTACAGGTAAAAGAGGAAAAAAGTTCTTTGTGAAAATAAAACTTGATATGCTTACAGATGGAAATATTGCAGAGAAAACTGCTTCTATTCAAGATGGAATAAAAAACAGATTATCTGATAAGATGGGATTAGATGTTGATACTGTAGAAGTACAAATTTCTAAGTTATCAATAAAATCTCCAAATACTTCAGAAGAATAG
- a CDS encoding Small integral membrane protein (DUF2273), with protein MLAEMLEKLVVSLVNNWRKYLGCFIGFVLGVLLVEYGLPKTVFIVVLSIIGYKTGDMTFIKKIKKFIAEKIKED; from the coding sequence ATGTTAGCTGAGATGCTTGAAAAATTGGTGGTATCTCTTGTAAATAACTGGAGAAAGTATTTAGGTTGCTTTATAGGATTTGTTTTAGGTGTTCTTCTTGTAGAATATGGTTTACCTAAAACGGTTTTTATAGTAGTTTTAAGTATTATAGGTTATAAGACTGGAGATATGACATTTATAAAAAAGATTAAAAAATTTATAGCAGAGAAAATAAAAGAAGATTAG